From a single Capsicum annuum cultivar UCD-10X-F1 chromosome 12, UCD10Xv1.1, whole genome shotgun sequence genomic region:
- the LOC107850940 gene encoding agmatine deiminase — translation MDLKGTPVENGYRMPAEWEPHSSCWMGWPERPDNWRNNAVHGQRVFAAIASAVSRFEPVTVCASAAQWENTCSLLPKHIRVVEMSMNDCWFRDTGPTFVIRNTAANAKHVASSVAGIDWTFNSWGGVDDGCYKDWSLDLLVARKILAIEKLPRFSHSLILEGGSIHVDGEGTCLTTEECLLSKNRNSHLAKEQIEDELKAYLGVRKIIWLPRGLFGDDDTNGHIDNMCCFVKPGVVLLSWTDDPSDQQYERSLEALSVLENTSDANGRKIQVIKLHVPGPLYMTDEEADGLVQDGDAKPRTSGTRLAASYVNFYIANGAIIAPQFGDKKWDEEAIRVLSLAFPDYEVVGIKGAREIVLGGGNIHCITQQQPTGPECSSKLINGSIS, via the exons GAGCGCCCAGATAACTGGCGAAATAATGCAGTCCATGGTCAGCGTGTATTTGCAGCTATAGCATCTGCTGTTTCAAGATTTGAACCAGTAACAGTCTGTGCTAGTGCTGCTCAG TGGGAAAACACATGCAGCTTGTTGCCTAAACATATCAGGGTTGTGGAGATGAGCATGAATGATTGTTGGTTTCGTGATACTGGTCCAACC TTTGTCATCAGAAATACCGCAGCAAATGCAAAACATGTAGCTTCAAGTGTTGCAGGGATTGATTGGACCTTCAATAGTTGGGGTG GTGTTGATGATGGCTGTTACAAAGACTGGAGTCTTGACCTTCTTGTTGCAAGAAAG ATTTTGGCAATTGAAAAGCTCCCAAGGTTTTCACACTCTCTGATTCTTGAAGGTGGAAGCATTCATGTAGATGGAGAAG GGACTTGTCTCACAACAGAAGAGTGCCTTCTGAGCAAAAATAGGAATTCCCATTTGGCTAAAGAACAGATTGAGGATGAACTAAAAGCATATCTTGGAGTCAGGAAGATTATTTGGCTGCCTCGAGGGTTGTTTG GTGATGATGATACAAATGGTCATATTGACAACATGTGCTGTTTTGTGAAGCCTGGTGTTGTTTTGTTGTCTTGGACTGATGATCCGTCTGATCAACAGTATGAAAGATCCCTTGAAGCCCTCTCTGTTCTTGAAAATACTTCTGATGCCAATGGTAGAAAAATACAAGTGATCAAACTCCATGTACCTGGGCCACTCTATATGACAGATGAGGAGGCAGATGGACTAGTTCAG GATGGTGATGCTAAACCTAGGACTTCAGGTACAAGGCTTGCTGCTTCTTATGTAAATTTCTACATTGCTAACGGTGCAATTATTGCTCCACAATTTGGCGATAAAAAATGGGATGAAGAAGCTATTAGAGTCCTCTCACTGGCATTTCCAGATTATGAG GTTGTAGGAATTAAAGGTGCTAGAGAAATTGTTCTGGGAGGTGGAAATATACATTGTATCACACAGCAGCAGCCAACCGGCCCAGAATGTTCATCCAAACTTATAAATGGCTCCATATCGTAG